In Campylobacteraceae bacterium, one DNA window encodes the following:
- a CDS encoding 50S ribosomal protein L11 methyltransferase — protein sequence MKEFYYELKIEADTSLDLFIDLVDALLPNAIEEGDNFFIIRSEDELSTIEYGVKEFAKAMNLDCSTLCEKKKNEDWIKKYQESVKAIEVSKFYIRPSWVEKKEDLINIIIDPALSFGSGHHETTNACLEAISKYVKKDNEVLDVGCGSGILSIAAAKLEAKVDICDTDENCIKDSEVNFSLNKTKYNKAWVGSSTFSSKKYDVVIANIVADVLIMISKDLKNCLKSKGTLVLSGILDKHLTRVLKKFEDLEIEETIHKNEWCTVVLKGV from the coding sequence ATGAAAGAATTTTATTATGAGTTAAAAATCGAAGCAGATACTTCTTTAGATTTGTTTATTGATTTAGTAGACGCATTACTTCCAAATGCTATAGAAGAGGGTGATAACTTTTTTATAATAAGAAGTGAAGATGAACTAAGTACTATTGAATATGGCGTAAAAGAATTTGCAAAAGCTATGAATTTAGACTGTAGTACATTATGTGAAAAAAAGAAAAATGAGGATTGGATAAAAAAATACCAAGAATCCGTAAAAGCGATAGAAGTATCTAAATTTTACATACGTCCTTCTTGGGTAGAGAAAAAAGAGGATTTAATTAATATTATTATTGATCCTGCTTTATCTTTTGGCTCAGGGCACCATGAAACAACCAATGCGTGTTTAGAAGCAATTTCTAAATATGTTAAAAAAGATAACGAAGTTCTTGATGTGGGTTGTGGTTCTGGAATTCTTAGTATTGCAGCAGCTAAACTTGAAGCAAAGGTTGATATTTGTGATACAGATGAAAATTGTATTAAAGACAGTGAAGTTAACTTTTCATTAAACAAAACAAAGTACAATAAGGCCTGGGTTGGAAGCTCAACTTTTTCTTCGAAAAAATATGACGTAGTTATAGCTAATATAGTTGCTGATGTTTTAATTATGATTTCAAAAGATTTAAAAAATTGTTTAAAATCAAAGGGAACTCTTGTATTATCGGGTATACTTGATAAACATTTAACAAGAGTGCTTAAAAAATTCGAAGACTTAGAAATAGAAGAAACTATTCATAAAAATGAATGGTGTACCGTTGTTCTCAAAGGAGTTTAA
- the hflB gene encoding ATP-dependent zinc metalloprotease FtsH: MNNNNNQDNNNKNNKNGNFFNNNPLLIFVIFSIVTIMAFKTMFPENQNGMNNTGIQAFGSTNNNKNKTIAYSELKKLMASSQIDYVGIGKVYIKAISKGSNGQITTYTARRVIPDETLIKALEDKGINYGGINEENLLADILFGWILPIFIFFAIWMFLAKRMSKSMGGGGGGLLGIGSSKKMIDSEKPNVKFDDMAGNKEAKEEVAEIVEFLRNPDRYVKLGAQIPKGILLVGPPGTGKTLLAKAVAGEAEVQFLSVTGSSFIEMFVGVGASRVRDLFEQAKKVAPAIIFIDEIDAIGKSRSSGGPMGGNDEREQTLNQLLAEMDGFSSAGAPVIVLAATNRPEVLDAALLRPGRFDRQVLVDKPDLEGRIEILKVHIKDVKLAKDVDLREVAVMTAGLAGADLANIINEAALLAGRANKDQVENEDFKESVERQIAGLEKKSKRISPKERRIVAYHESGHALLAEITKGAKKVNKVSIVPRGLAALGYTLNTPEENKYLMQKHELIAEVDVLLGGRAAEEVFIGEISTGAGNDLERATDIIKSMACVYGMSDIAGLMVLEKRSNSFIGGQSHKDYSDNMAMELDNYIKDTLNERYKSVLNTLNDHKEAIEQMTAELLETEVISGLRVREVIKENGGVVFEAEDLHSESLKKDDETKTSENNVKKDEKKEDSTETSDAKNKTEEENKKD; the protein is encoded by the coding sequence TTGAACAATAATAATAATCAAGACAATAACAATAAAAACAATAAAAATGGAAACTTTTTTAATAATAATCCTTTATTAATTTTCGTAATTTTCTCAATCGTTACTATAATGGCATTTAAAACTATGTTTCCAGAAAACCAAAATGGAATGAATAACACAGGAATTCAAGCCTTTGGTTCTACTAACAATAATAAAAATAAAACTATTGCGTATTCAGAACTTAAAAAATTAATGGCAAGTTCTCAAATTGACTATGTTGGAATTGGAAAAGTATATATTAAAGCAATTTCAAAAGGTTCTAATGGACAAATTACAACCTATACTGCAAGAAGAGTAATTCCTGATGAAACATTGATTAAAGCCTTAGAAGATAAAGGCATTAACTATGGTGGCATTAATGAAGAAAATCTTTTAGCTGATATTTTATTTGGTTGGATTTTACCAATATTTATCTTTTTTGCAATTTGGATGTTCTTGGCTAAACGAATGTCTAAATCTATGGGTGGAGGAGGCGGTGGTCTTCTTGGAATTGGTTCTTCTAAAAAAATGATTGATTCTGAAAAACCAAATGTAAAATTTGATGACATGGCTGGAAATAAAGAAGCAAAAGAAGAAGTTGCTGAAATAGTTGAGTTCTTAAGAAATCCAGACAGATACGTTAAATTAGGAGCACAAATTCCTAAAGGTATACTACTTGTGGGACCTCCAGGTACTGGTAAAACTTTATTAGCAAAAGCAGTTGCAGGGGAAGCAGAAGTACAGTTTTTATCTGTAACTGGTTCTTCTTTTATTGAAATGTTTGTAGGGGTTGGAGCTTCAAGAGTAAGAGATTTATTTGAACAAGCTAAAAAAGTAGCTCCCGCTATTATTTTTATTGATGAAATTGATGCTATTGGTAAATCAAGATCTTCAGGTGGACCAATGGGTGGAAATGATGAAAGAGAACAAACCTTAAATCAGCTTTTAGCCGAAATGGATGGTTTCTCTTCCGCTGGTGCTCCTGTTATCGTATTAGCTGCAACAAATAGACCGGAAGTTCTAGATGCTGCACTATTGAGACCAGGTAGATTTGATCGACAAGTTTTGGTTGATAAACCAGATTTAGAAGGTCGTATTGAAATTTTAAAAGTACATATTAAAGATGTTAAATTAGCAAAAGATGTTGATTTAAGAGAAGTTGCTGTTATGACTGCTGGTTTAGCAGGTGCAGATTTAGCAAATATTATTAATGAAGCAGCTCTTTTAGCAGGACGTGCTAATAAAGATCAAGTTGAAAATGAAGATTTTAAAGAATCAGTTGAAAGACAAATCGCTGGTTTAGAGAAAAAATCTAAGCGAATTTCTCCTAAAGAAAGACGTATAGTTGCTTATCATGAATCAGGACATGCGCTTTTAGCTGAAATTACAAAAGGTGCTAAAAAAGTAAATAAAGTATCTATTGTTCCAAGAGGACTTGCTGCTTTAGGATATACATTAAATACACCAGAAGAAAACAAGTACTTAATGCAAAAACATGAGTTAATAGCAGAAGTAGATGTTTTATTAGGTGGACGTGCTGCTGAAGAAGTATTTATTGGAGAAATTTCAACTGGGGCTGGAAATGATTTAGAGAGAGCAACAGATATTATTAAATCTATGGCTTGTGTTTATGGAATGAGTGATATTGCTGGATTAATGGTATTAGAGAAACGTTCAAATTCTTTTATAGGTGGACAATCGCATAAAGATTATTCAGACAATATGGCAATGGAGCTTGACAACTATATTAAAGATACATTGAATGAGCGATATAAATCTGTATTAAACACTTTAAACGATCATAAAGAAGCTATTGAACAAATGACAGCTGAACTTTTAGAAACTGAAGTAATATCAGGTTTAAGAGTAAGAGAAGTTATTAAAGAAAATGGTGGAGTTGTTTTTGAAGCAGAAGATTTGCACAGTGAGTCATTAAAAAAAGATGATGAAACTAAGACAAGTGAAAACAATGTAAAAAAAGATGAAAAAAAAGAAGATAGTACTGAAACATCAGATGCTAAAAATAAAACAGAAGAAGAAAATAAAAAAGACTAA
- a CDS encoding 2-isopropylmalate synthase has translation MDKNRIIVFDTTLRDGEQSPGCSMNTDEKIKIAFQLEKLGVDVIEAGFAAASPGDFDAVSQIAQSIKNSSICSLSRAIDNDIKQSGLAVQAAKLKRIHTFIATSPIHMKYKLKMNEAEVIKRAVHAVQYAKTFVDDVEFSLEDAGRSDMSFMKEVMDAVIEAGASTINLPDTVGYRLPNELGAMVKELVAYANSRAIISVHNHNDLGLATANTLECVLNGARQIEVTLNGLGERAGNSALEEAVMAIKTRQDIFKGLYTGINTVEIYPSSRLIATITGVEPQQNKAIVGKNAFSHESGIHQDGMLKNKETYEIMRPEDVGVFKESTLILGKHSGRAAFRDKINNLGFDTVTDAELNAAFDRFKILADKKKEITDDDIRMLITDESLNQDQTYELIDLQISDCTNGFPMAAISIKHNGDILKDANIGSGTMDAIFKTIDRLTGFSGKLEDYKVTSVSEGKDALAKVITRVSFDEKSPSIVGHGLSIDTMLATAKAYLGAVNSYVSQKERLKPKNTHQI, from the coding sequence ATGGATAAAAATAGGATTATAGTATTTGATACTACATTAAGAGATGGCGAACAAAGCCCTGGCTGTTCAATGAATACAGATGAAAAAATTAAAATTGCTTTTCAATTAGAAAAATTGGGAGTTGATGTTATTGAGGCTGGTTTTGCAGCCGCAAGTCCTGGAGATTTTGATGCAGTTTCTCAAATTGCTCAAAGTATTAAGAATTCATCTATTTGTTCATTATCAAGAGCAATTGACAATGATATTAAACAATCTGGTTTAGCTGTTCAAGCTGCAAAACTTAAAAGAATACATACTTTTATCGCAACTTCACCTATTCATATGAAATACAAATTAAAAATGAATGAAGCTGAAGTAATTAAACGAGCAGTACATGCAGTGCAGTACGCAAAAACTTTTGTTGATGATGTTGAATTTTCACTAGAAGATGCGGGTAGATCTGATATGAGTTTTATGAAAGAAGTAATGGATGCAGTGATTGAAGCAGGAGCTAGCACTATTAATCTTCCTGATACTGTTGGTTACAGATTACCAAATGAATTAGGTGCAATGGTTAAAGAATTAGTAGCTTATGCTAACTCCAGAGCAATTATATCTGTACACAATCACAATGACTTAGGACTTGCTACTGCGAATACTTTGGAATGTGTGTTAAATGGTGCAAGACAAATTGAAGTGACTCTTAATGGTTTAGGAGAGAGAGCTGGAAATTCTGCTTTAGAAGAAGCAGTTATGGCTATTAAAACAAGACAAGATATTTTTAAAGGTTTATATACTGGTATTAATACAGTTGAAATCTATCCAAGTTCACGTTTAATTGCAACTATAACAGGTGTTGAACCACAGCAAAATAAAGCAATTGTTGGGAAAAATGCATTTTCACACGAAAGTGGAATTCATCAAGATGGTATGTTGAAAAACAAAGAAACGTATGAAATTATGAGACCTGAAGATGTAGGTGTATTTAAAGAATCAACGTTAATTTTAGGAAAACACTCTGGCCGTGCTGCATTTAGAGATAAAATTAACAACTTAGGTTTTGATACGGTTACTGATGCTGAATTAAATGCTGCATTTGATCGATTTAAAATATTAGCAGATAAGAAAAAAGAAATTACAGATGATGATATTAGAATGTTAATTACGGATGAATCTTTAAACCAAGATCAAACCTATGAATTAATAGATTTGCAGATTTCTGACTGTACCAACGGTTTTCCAATGGCAGCGATATCGATTAAACATAATGGAGACATTTTAAAAGATGCAAATATTGGATCTGGAACAATGGATGCAATTTTTAAAACCATTGATAGGTTAACAGGTTTTTCTGGAAAACTAGAAGACTATAAAGTAACTTCAGTAAGTGAAGGGAAAGATGCTTTAGCCAAAGTAATTACGCGAGTATCTTTTGATGAAAAATCACCATCAATTGTAGGACATGGTTTAAGTATTGATACTATGTTAGCAACTGCAAAAGCATATTTAGGAGCAGTAAACTCTTATGTATCACAAAAAGAAAGACTAAAACCAAAAAACACTCACCAAATTTAA
- a CDS encoding DUF1538 family protein, giving the protein MMQFNFFLKLLKESFRDLIPIVMVILFFQLVIIQSVPENWVSTAIGLVIVGIGLAIFLQGLEIGIFPVGEGLARDFAKSGWTTWILIFGFLIGFGTTIAEPALSVIADKAASISAGRIDATVLRLVVAASVGFAIMLGVFRIIRGHPIHYYIIFGYVLVVSVTFFAPKEIIGLAYDLGGVTTSTVTVPLVAALGIGLASSIKGRNPVIDGFGLIAFASLTPMIFVQIYGIAVYNLVDAKEVIQVAVQASVSSPTDITLTSLVEGLIAVARDVLPILAIIMFFQYGVIKKRIPNLNTVLIGFALVILGLYAFILGLELGLFSLGETMAYQLTQGSSVLIIYAFAFAIGFSTTMAEPALMAIAKKAKEISDGKINDFALRLFVALGVAIGIALGSFRIVNGGEIHYYIIVGYLCVIILTFIAPKYIIPIAYDSGGVTTSTITVPLVAALGIGLASNIEGRSPLIDGFGLIAFASLFPMITVMVYGILSEKLGVKSDTEIEAANILRDTLVDAENMDLATINIDGSDRRHSMPMDFSVVVIIVPSEKKVDAIQAASKAGAPGVTVLRADGMGLGQMNNFYRTSFDANDALLLFILPQGMVNSVIKSIIHSLHITTTGKGVAFAFPVSHMKGISLSRHEIFENRKDHKVANVDTKEYEEEHASS; this is encoded by the coding sequence ATGATGCAATTTAACTTTTTTTTAAAGCTGTTAAAAGAATCATTTAGAGATTTGATTCCAATAGTAATGGTGATTTTATTTTTTCAATTAGTAATTATTCAAAGTGTACCAGAAAATTGGGTTTCAACTGCCATTGGTTTAGTAATCGTTGGAATTGGCTTAGCAATCTTTTTACAAGGTCTTGAAATAGGTATATTTCCCGTAGGTGAGGGATTAGCAAGAGATTTTGCAAAATCTGGATGGACAACATGGATACTTATTTTTGGGTTTTTAATTGGTTTTGGTACTACTATTGCTGAACCTGCTTTATCTGTAATTGCTGATAAAGCTGCTTCTATTTCTGCTGGAAGAATTGATGCAACTGTACTTAGACTAGTTGTTGCAGCTTCTGTTGGTTTTGCGATAATGTTGGGAGTGTTTAGGATTATTAGAGGCCATCCCATTCATTATTATATTATCTTTGGTTATGTATTAGTAGTAAGTGTTACTTTTTTTGCTCCAAAAGAGATTATTGGATTGGCTTATGATTTAGGTGGAGTTACCACCTCGACTGTTACCGTACCTCTTGTTGCAGCTCTAGGAATTGGGCTTGCATCTTCTATAAAAGGAAGAAATCCAGTGATTGATGGTTTTGGGTTAATTGCATTTGCTTCTTTAACACCAATGATATTTGTTCAAATATATGGAATTGCAGTATACAATTTAGTTGATGCTAAAGAAGTGATACAAGTAGCAGTGCAAGCAAGTGTTAGCTCACCTACTGATATTACTTTAACTTCCTTAGTTGAAGGCCTAATTGCAGTTGCTAGAGATGTATTACCCATTTTAGCCATTATTATGTTTTTTCAATATGGAGTAATTAAAAAAAGAATTCCTAATTTAAATACTGTTTTAATTGGTTTTGCTTTAGTAATATTGGGGCTGTACGCATTTATTTTAGGGCTTGAACTGGGATTATTTTCTCTTGGTGAGACAATGGCTTATCAATTAACCCAGGGTTCTTCTGTTTTAATTATTTATGCTTTTGCTTTTGCTATTGGTTTTTCAACCACAATGGCGGAACCTGCATTAATGGCAATTGCTAAAAAAGCAAAAGAAATATCTGATGGTAAAATTAATGATTTTGCGCTTCGTTTATTTGTTGCTTTAGGGGTTGCTATTGGTATTGCTTTAGGTTCTTTTAGAATTGTTAATGGTGGAGAAATTCATTATTACATAATAGTGGGATATTTATGTGTAATTATTCTTACTTTTATTGCTCCTAAGTATATTATTCCAATAGCTTATGATTCAGGAGGAGTAACAACATCAACAATTACTGTTCCTTTAGTAGCAGCCCTTGGTATTGGATTAGCTTCAAACATCGAAGGACGTAGTCCTTTAATTGATGGTTTTGGATTGATTGCTTTTGCTTCATTATTTCCAATGATTACGGTTATGGTTTACGGTATATTAAGTGAGAAACTGGGTGTTAAATCAGATACTGAAATTGAAGCTGCAAATATTTTAAGAGATACTTTGGTTGATGCTGAGAATATGGATTTAGCAACAATTAATATTGACGGCAGTGACAGACGGCATTCAATGCCAATGGATTTTTCAGTGGTGGTTATAATAGTTCCTAGTGAGAAAAAAGTGGATGCTATTCAAGCAGCAAGTAAAGCAGGAGCTCCTGGAGTTACTGTTTTACGAGCAGATGGAATGGGACTTGGTCAAATGAATAACTTCTATAGAACGTCTTTTGATGCCAATGATGCTTTATTATTGTTTATTTTACCTCAAGGTATGGTAAACAGTGTTATTAAATCTATTATTCACTCGCTTCATATTACAACAACAGGAAAAGGGGTGGCTTTTGCATTTCCAGTAAGTCATATGAAGGGTATTTCCTTATCGCGTCATGAAATCTTTGAAAACAGAAAAGATCATAAAGTAGCAAACGTTGATACAAAAGAGTATGAGGAAGAACATGCATCAAGTTAA
- a CDS encoding thioredoxin family protein, translating to MHQVNSLTEMKDIISTGKPVLIYFTGENCSICHALKPKIIESFTKELPNIKLCEVKTDVHKELTSHFTVFSLPTILVYFDSKEFKRIGRNISVAVFIQDVKRVYDLYI from the coding sequence ATGCATCAAGTTAATTCTTTAACAGAAATGAAAGATATTATTTCTACAGGAAAACCTGTATTAATATATTTTACAGGTGAGAACTGTAGTATTTGCCATGCTTTAAAACCAAAAATTATTGAGAGTTTTACAAAAGAATTACCTAATATTAAACTATGTGAAGTAAAAACAGATGTGCATAAAGAACTTACAAGCCATTTTACGGTATTTTCTTTACCAACAATCTTAGTTTATTTTGATTCTAAAGAATTTAAAAGAATTGGGAGAAATATTTCTGTGGCTGTATTTATTCAAGATGTAAAAAGAGTATACGACTTGTACATCTAA
- a CDS encoding heme-binding domain-containing protein, which translates to MKKIVFVFLLVIIAIQFIPRYQNNPGYILNKEISAPSNIMMMLRTSCYDCHSYETKWPTYSKIAPLSWFITQNVNEGRRALNFSLWKDYTKEEKQKKLKRIYQKVYSSMPLASYLLFHEEAKLNKKQREIIRTYTGVRR; encoded by the coding sequence ATGAAGAAAATAGTTTTTGTCTTTTTATTGGTAATAATTGCGATACAGTTTATTCCAAGGTATCAAAATAATCCTGGGTATATTTTAAACAAAGAGATATCTGCGCCTTCTAATATAATGATGATGTTAAGAACATCATGTTATGATTGTCATTCTTATGAAACAAAGTGGCCAACATACAGTAAAATTGCTCCTCTATCATGGTTTATTACACAAAATGTTAATGAAGGTAGAAGGGCTCTTAATTTTTCTCTTTGGAAAGATTATACAAAAGAAGAGAAACAAAAAAAACTAAAAAGAATATATCAAAAAGTATATTCTTCTATGCCTTTGGCTTCTTATTTATTATTTCATGAAGAAGCAAAATTAAATAAAAAACAACGTGAGATAATTAGAACGTATACAGGAGTAAGAAGATAA
- a CDS encoding DNA mismatch repair protein, which produces MLKEEVQELLDDKKTLLTLTYFKLQKLLEEKYGNNTVVLIEIGTFFEVYEINNDEQKIGKAKEIAELLNIQLTRKNKTILENSAENPIMAGVPAIAFDKHLARIIAEQKYTVVIIKQRGTPPNVSRYLDTVVSPGTNFDFVIDQDENNITSLCIDCNKDIFSLGYAAIDVTTGKCYYNEVHGTSEDKYYALDECFNYMNMHKTNEIILNFTDKSINQKEIIDYLELGLKTFHINAFRPKIVYQNELFKNVFNIESLLTSIEHLDMERVPLSTEALASLIDFVISHDDKIIQKLSLPIKLDVSRYIYLGNNALEQLNIIESTNNPSLIKLINNTSTAMGKRLLKERLSHPVKDEKELLRRFALSKELYDYHGPIEGELANIYDIERLTRRIKLCRLHPFELNYLYDSLVSIKEIVKFMENYKFFSSPCTSAELAIFIDSIDSTFDLSISGKYMLKDVEHNMVCEGINSNIDALMKENALLKEKLELIKTHILSFVKNKDSSYVSINRLDKEGFYLGLTKSRFNLIKNDLLNSHLIIDDELLLFKDFKIKIQTNSVKISNAFTDDISDKYVHNLRKVIELNKLVFKEKVLEFEKKFATLLEELVLFIAEIDLTVSNIKTSKKYNYVCPIIVKTQDKENFIEVIELRHPIIEANEEQGVYVPNDIILGELGLASEEYKNNVIIKNSNPINIFDNKMHGILLYGINSSGKSSLMKSLGIAIVLAQAGFFVPAKSMRFSIFDSIFTRISGADNIAKGLSSFAVEMLELKNIFNRATKRSIVLGDEISHSTETMSGVSIVASSILKLAKLEALFLFATHLHQLPEIKELKKLKNLICLHLSVLYEDKEDKLIFNRKLQYGSGSSMYGLEYAKSLHMDREFLSVANDIRKRLCDDYSSIERLTKRKTSKYNKDLIVSTCVICARPVDDVHHIKEQARANKEGFIGHMNANHKYNLIPLCKEHHLMVHDGRININGFVATSKGLELHYTNAEENK; this is translated from the coding sequence ATGTTAAAAGAAGAAGTTCAAGAATTATTAGATGATAAAAAAACCCTTTTAACCCTTACTTATTTTAAACTACAAAAATTGCTTGAAGAAAAATATGGAAATAATACGGTTGTTTTAATTGAAATAGGGACTTTTTTCGAAGTATATGAAATTAATAATGATGAACAAAAAATTGGAAAAGCAAAAGAAATTGCAGAGCTTTTAAATATTCAACTAACACGTAAGAATAAAACTATTTTAGAAAATTCAGCTGAAAACCCAATAATGGCTGGTGTTCCTGCTATTGCTTTTGATAAACATTTAGCAAGAATAATAGCAGAACAAAAATACACAGTAGTAATTATCAAACAAAGAGGAACACCCCCTAATGTTTCAAGATACTTAGATACAGTTGTAAGTCCTGGTACTAACTTTGATTTTGTGATTGATCAAGATGAGAATAATATAACTTCTTTATGTATTGATTGTAATAAAGATATTTTTTCTCTTGGTTATGCTGCTATTGATGTAACAACGGGTAAGTGTTATTACAATGAAGTCCATGGAACAAGTGAAGATAAATATTATGCTTTGGATGAATGTTTTAATTATATGAACATGCATAAAACGAATGAAATTATTTTAAATTTTACAGACAAAAGTATTAATCAAAAAGAAATTATTGATTATTTAGAACTTGGATTAAAAACTTTTCATATTAATGCCTTTAGACCAAAGATTGTATATCAAAATGAATTGTTTAAAAATGTTTTTAATATAGAATCTTTATTAACGTCAATTGAACACCTTGATATGGAACGAGTCCCTTTAAGTACAGAAGCTTTAGCGTCTTTAATTGATTTTGTTATTTCACATGATGATAAAATTATTCAAAAACTCTCTTTACCAATAAAATTAGACGTCTCAAGGTATATATATTTAGGAAACAATGCTTTGGAGCAATTAAATATAATTGAGAGTACTAATAACCCCTCTCTTATAAAATTAATTAACAATACTTCTACTGCTATGGGAAAACGCTTGTTAAAAGAAAGGCTTTCTCATCCTGTAAAAGATGAAAAAGAATTATTAAGACGTTTTGCTTTGTCTAAAGAATTGTATGATTATCATGGTCCAATTGAAGGTGAGCTTGCTAATATTTATGATATTGAACGTTTGACAAGAAGAATTAAATTATGTAGACTTCATCCTTTTGAATTAAATTATTTATATGACTCTTTAGTAAGTATAAAAGAAATTGTTAAATTTATGGAAAATTACAAATTTTTTAGCTCCCCTTGTACCTCTGCTGAATTGGCTATTTTTATTGATTCTATTGATTCAACCTTTGATTTAAGTATATCTGGAAAATATATGTTAAAAGATGTTGAACATAATATGGTTTGTGAAGGTATTAATTCTAATATTGATGCATTAATGAAAGAAAATGCACTTCTAAAAGAAAAACTTGAGCTTATTAAAACACATATTCTTTCTTTTGTAAAAAACAAAGACAGTTCCTATGTAAGTATTAATCGTTTGGATAAAGAAGGTTTTTATTTAGGTCTTACTAAAAGTAGATTTAATTTAATCAAAAACGATTTATTAAATTCTCACTTAATTATTGATGATGAATTACTTTTATTTAAAGACTTTAAAATTAAGATTCAAACCAATTCAGTAAAAATATCAAATGCTTTTACTGATGATATCTCAGATAAATATGTGCATAATTTAAGAAAAGTTATTGAATTAAATAAACTTGTATTTAAAGAAAAAGTACTTGAATTTGAGAAAAAATTTGCCACTTTATTAGAAGAGTTGGTTTTATTTATTGCAGAAATTGATTTAACCGTATCAAATATCAAAACGTCTAAAAAATACAATTATGTTTGTCCTATTATTGTAAAAACACAGGATAAAGAAAACTTTATTGAAGTGATTGAATTAAGACATCCTATTATTGAAGCCAATGAAGAGCAGGGTGTTTATGTACCCAATGATATTATTTTAGGAGAACTAGGACTTGCTAGTGAAGAGTATAAAAACAATGTGATTATTAAAAACTCTAATCCTATTAATATTTTTGATAATAAAATGCATGGTATTTTATTATATGGTATTAATTCTTCTGGAAAATCTTCATTAATGAAATCTTTAGGTATTGCTATTGTTTTAGCACAAGCTGGTTTTTTTGTACCGGCTAAATCCATGCGTTTCTCTATTTTTGATTCTATTTTTACACGAATTTCAGGGGCTGATAATATTGCAAAAGGTTTGTCTTCTTTTGCAGTTGAGATGTTAGAGCTTAAAAATATATTTAACAGAGCAACAAAACGCTCAATAGTTTTAGGAGATGAAATCTCTCACAGTACAGAAACAATGAGTGGCGTAAGTATAGTAGCAAGTTCAATTTTAAAACTTGCAAAACTTGAAGCTTTGTTTTTATTTGCTACTCATTTACATCAATTACCAGAGATAAAAGAATTAAAAAAACTAAAAAACCTTATTTGTCTGCATTTGTCTGTTTTGTATGAAGACAAAGAAGACAAACTTATTTTTAATAGAAAACTTCAATATGGAAGTGGCTCTTCAATGTATGGTTTAGAATATGCTAAGTCTTTACATATGGACAGAGAATTTTTAAGTGTTGCTAATGATATACGTAAACGCTTATGCGATGATTATTCTTCTATTGAGCGATTAACGAAAAGAAAAACATCGAAATACAATAAAGACTTAATTGTAAGTACTTGTGTGATTTGTGCAAGACCTGTTGATGATGTACATCATATAAAAGAGCAAGCAAGAGCAAATAAAGAAGGATTTATTGGTCATATGAATGCCAATCATAAATATAATTTAATTCCTTTATGTAAAGAACATCATTTAATGGTTCATGATGGAAGAATAAATATTAATGGTTTTGTAGCAACATCAAAAGGTTTAGAATTACATTATACAAACGCGGAAGAGAATAAATAG
- the hisA gene encoding 1-(5-phosphoribosyl)-5-[(5-phosphoribosylamino)methylideneamino]imidazole-4-carboxamide isomerase — MDILPAIDLKDGKAVRLTKGLMDSAKIYSDEPWQVAKRFEELGSKWLHIVDLNGAFKGEPANLEQIKKIRENCNLKIELGGGIRDEATIKMYLDLGVDRLILGSIALTNPAFVKEMAAKYPIAVGIDAMNGMVAVEGWAEVSTMKATDLAQEFANAGVEAIICTDIAKDGMLCGVNVEFTQEIALTSKVPTIASGGVKDINDIIACQDNGDIAGVIVGKAFYEGSLDLEEAFKILK; from the coding sequence ATGGATATTTTACCAGCAATAGATTTAAAAGATGGAAAAGCAGTTAGACTAACAAAAGGTCTAATGGACAGTGCAAAAATATATTCAGATGAACCATGGCAAGTTGCTAAACGTTTTGAAGAACTTGGTTCTAAGTGGTTGCATATTGTTGATTTAAATGGTGCTTTTAAAGGGGAACCTGCCAACTTAGAACAAATCAAAAAAATCAGAGAAAATTGTAATTTAAAAATTGAGCTGGGTGGTGGAATTAGAGATGAAGCTACTATAAAAATGTATTTAGATTTAGGAGTGGACAGATTGATTTTAGGATCAATTGCGCTTACTAATCCTGCTTTTGTGAAAGAAATGGCTGCTAAATACCCTATTGCTGTAGGAATCGATGCTATGAATGGTATGGTTGCAGTTGAGGGATGGGCAGAAGTATCTACTATGAAAGCAACTGATTTAGCACAAGAATTTGCAAATGCAGGTGTTGAAGCTATTATATGTACAGACATAGCAAAAGATGGTATGTTATGTGGAGTAAATGTTGAGTTCACACAAGAAATAGCACTTACTTCAAAAGTTCCAACTATTGCTTCTGGGGGAGTAAAAGATATCAACGATATCATAGCTTGTCAAGATAATGGTGATATAGCAGGTGTAATTGTAGGAAAAGCTTTTTATGAAGGCAGTTTAGATTTAGAAGAAGCTTTTAAAATACTAAAATAA